One genomic region from Candidatus Caldarchaeum subterraneum encodes:
- a CDS encoding glutamine amidotransferase: MRALVLHYGVGNVFSVSHALKRLGLEAVVSEKLVKEIDCMVLPGVGSFSAAAERIAPMRDEIVDMVREGVPTLGICLGMQLFFEESEEGPGRGLGVFGGRVVMLPPSVKRPHMGWSMLHVKRESPLLDNVGHPWVYFNHSYHPKPSNPQLVLAEANHGIDFPAVVGFGTVYGTQFHPEKSSVAGEKILRNFVKIVRG, encoded by the coding sequence TTGAGGGCGCTGGTTCTCCACTACGGTGTCGGCAACGTTTTCAGCGTCTCCCATGCCCTTAAACGGCTGGGGCTTGAAGCTGTTGTCTCCGAGAAACTTGTCAAAGAGATTGACTGCATGGTTTTGCCCGGTGTGGGAAGCTTCTCGGCCGCGGCTGAAAGAATTGCGCCCATGAGGGATGAGATTGTGGATATGGTTAGGGAAGGCGTCCCCACTCTCGGAATCTGCCTCGGCATGCAGTTGTTTTTTGAGGAGAGTGAGGAGGGGCCGGGAAGGGGGCTCGGCGTCTTCGGAGGCAGGGTTGTCATGCTTCCACCATCTGTGAAAAGACCTCACATGGGATGGAGCATGCTTCACGTGAAGCGCGAATCACCGTTGCTCGATAACGTGGGCCACCCGTGGGTCTACTTCAACCACAGCTACCACCCAAAGCCATCCAACCCCCAGCTGGTTCTCGCAGAAGCAAACCACGGCATAGACTTCCCCGCGGTAGTGGGGTTCGGAACGGTTTATGGAACACAGTTTCATCCCGAGAAAAGCTCCGTGGCGGGCGAGAAAATACTGCGAAACTTCGTCAAAATTGTTAGGGGCTGA
- a CDS encoding DNA polymerase II large subunit, which translates to MDPGLEEYRSNILREVDRVYAVASAYRERTREPLPFVETVFADRMEERVELLVGPHGVAEKIRRLRERLSGIELAFKLCEEIVYSSLGAESEEKVIHQAVCTALAVLTPPCITAAPSEGISHVRIKENDDGTRYLAVYFAGPIRAAGGTELASVVVLADYVRRLLGLDRFKAREEEVKRFVEELRTYIRHVGRFQYSVPDKLIAYAYRMTPVEISGVATDEIPVPSFRDLERIETNYLRGGALRVVNDGIVGRAKKVLNTVRSMKMSGWDWVEELAKASIKKEENGEEGSLEVIGGRPVLSLADRFGGFRIRYGRAFSTGMAAYGIHPLTMRVLKGYIVTGTQLKTDFPGKGGIVTPVDVIEPPVVKTRSGDVVKLTSEETFRKIADSIDRVLFLGDILVSVGDCVENNVELRPAGYCEEWWLKDYLNMVASHGLENVAEKTGIPLKRLKLFAANPFTAKPTAEEALTLSIHTGIPLHPSHLHFWTNITTHQINQLRTWLKTGLMHHGEKHVYRLDPDIKQILEAILLEHRIIDGKIILSEQDQIVLSTLLRPGEEFEPFTDEGPLQFIHRISGVEVRDKRGSSLTARMGRPEKAGPRKTSPAVHFLFPIGLAGGATRDIVSAKTSIVTVELVTRLCINCGKIGWRETCSECGSYTTLYGVCRNCKKQFTEFVEKCDKCGEDVVFSAKQVVDLRAELSAALQKIGESAPPRLSGVKGLTSRVKAPESFLKGLLRARYGLYVYKDGTVRFDATNAPLTHFTPRQIGVSVERLRSLGYLHDVFGNPLVSDEQVLELKPQDIILSRKAAEHLVKVSRYIDDLLKHAGLEKLYNLRDIGDLVGQLVVGLSPHTYVGVVARVIGMLDADLNFAHPVFHAAKRRDCDGDEDSVMLLADVLMNFSRLYIPDRIGGKMDTPLLVTRIVYPEDVDEQAHNVDVWSSIPAEFYQMSLRRAKGSEYRPLVHILGDDLAAGYGGTGIMYTHPQAALNVPDIVSAYKSLESMLEKISGQLALMDSLDAVRDAGLVDSIVSSHILPDILGNVKAFMVQSFRCKKCNKKFRRLPLTGKCPSCQTDLSLTVFRGNVEKYIELAKQMAEKNIRNTYLIERTLAAVENVVDLFTASKKPVEKTVQTRLEAFAAE; encoded by the coding sequence TTGGACCCGGGTCTGGAGGAGTATCGGAGCAATATTCTCAGAGAGGTTGACCGTGTTTACGCGGTGGCCTCGGCATATAGGGAGAGGACACGTGAGCCGTTGCCTTTTGTTGAGACGGTTTTCGCGGACCGGATGGAGGAAAGAGTTGAGCTGTTGGTGGGGCCGCATGGCGTCGCCGAGAAAATTAGAAGGCTGCGGGAACGGCTCTCGGGAATAGAGCTCGCGTTCAAGCTCTGCGAAGAAATAGTTTACTCAAGCCTCGGAGCAGAGTCCGAGGAAAAAGTCATCCACCAAGCCGTATGCACAGCCCTCGCCGTCCTAACACCTCCATGCATCACAGCAGCGCCCTCCGAGGGAATTTCACATGTCCGCATAAAGGAAAACGACGACGGAACACGGTATCTCGCAGTCTACTTCGCGGGCCCGATTAGGGCGGCGGGCGGCACAGAGCTCGCCAGCGTCGTCGTCCTCGCAGACTATGTGCGTAGGCTTCTGGGGCTTGACAGGTTCAAGGCACGCGAGGAAGAGGTTAAACGATTTGTCGAAGAGCTCCGCACCTACATAAGGCATGTGGGCAGGTTTCAGTACAGCGTTCCCGACAAATTGATTGCCTATGCTTACCGGATGACGCCTGTCGAGATAAGCGGTGTAGCCACGGATGAGATACCTGTCCCCTCCTTCCGCGACCTCGAACGCATCGAGACAAACTATCTACGCGGCGGCGCATTAAGAGTTGTCAACGACGGCATAGTCGGCCGAGCCAAGAAGGTTTTGAACACCGTCCGCTCGATGAAGATGTCTGGCTGGGACTGGGTCGAGGAACTGGCCAAAGCATCCATCAAGAAAGAGGAAAACGGGGAAGAGGGTTCTCTCGAAGTCATAGGAGGAAGACCTGTTCTCTCACTAGCCGATAGGTTCGGCGGCTTCCGGATAAGGTATGGCCGAGCCTTCTCCACAGGAATGGCCGCATACGGCATACATCCCTTGACTATGCGTGTTCTGAAAGGATACATCGTGACGGGAACACAGTTGAAGACCGATTTCCCTGGAAAAGGCGGAATAGTCACACCAGTCGACGTCATCGAGCCACCCGTCGTCAAAACACGTAGCGGAGACGTGGTCAAGCTCACCTCCGAAGAAACCTTCAGAAAAATAGCCGACTCGATAGATAGGGTGCTTTTCCTCGGCGACATCCTTGTCTCGGTCGGTGACTGTGTGGAGAACAACGTTGAGCTGAGGCCCGCGGGCTACTGTGAAGAATGGTGGCTGAAGGATTATCTCAACATGGTTGCTTCGCATGGATTGGAGAACGTAGCCGAGAAGACGGGCATTCCGCTGAAGCGTCTCAAACTGTTTGCCGCAAACCCGTTCACCGCCAAGCCCACAGCCGAAGAAGCGCTCACGCTAAGCATCCATACAGGCATCCCCCTGCATCCAAGCCACCTACACTTCTGGACAAACATCACAACACATCAAATCAACCAGTTGAGAACATGGCTCAAAACAGGACTCATGCATCATGGAGAAAAACATGTCTACAGACTCGACCCAGACATCAAACAAATACTCGAAGCCATCCTGCTCGAACACCGGATAATCGATGGAAAAATCATCCTCTCAGAACAAGACCAAATTGTGTTGTCCACGTTGCTCAGGCCTGGTGAAGAGTTTGAGCCATTTACAGATGAGGGCCCGCTCCAGTTTATCCATAGGATATCTGGTGTGGAGGTGCGTGATAAACGGGGGTCGAGCTTGACGGCGAGGATGGGGCGACCTGAGAAAGCTGGCCCACGTAAAACAAGCCCCGCCGTCCACTTCCTCTTCCCCATCGGTCTCGCGGGCGGAGCCACACGTGATATAGTGTCCGCGAAAACCAGCATCGTCACAGTAGAGCTTGTGACACGTCTCTGCATCAACTGCGGCAAAATAGGCTGGAGAGAAACATGCAGCGAATGCGGCTCCTACACCACGTTATACGGAGTCTGCAGAAACTGCAAAAAACAGTTCACCGAATTTGTGGAGAAATGTGACAAATGCGGCGAAGACGTAGTTTTCTCGGCTAAGCAGGTGGTGGACCTACGTGCTGAGCTTTCCGCGGCTTTGCAGAAAATAGGGGAGTCTGCGCCTCCTCGGCTGAGCGGTGTTAAGGGGTTGACGAGCCGTGTGAAGGCTCCTGAAAGCTTTCTGAAGGGTTTGCTGAGGGCGCGCTACGGCCTCTATGTTTACAAGGATGGAACCGTAAGGTTTGACGCGACCAACGCTCCGTTGACCCATTTCACGCCGCGGCAGATAGGTGTCTCTGTCGAGAGGCTGCGCAGCCTCGGATACCTGCATGACGTCTTCGGAAACCCGCTTGTATCCGATGAACAGGTTCTCGAGCTTAAGCCACAGGACATTATCCTCAGCAGGAAAGCGGCGGAGCATCTTGTCAAAGTTTCACGCTACATCGACGACTTGCTCAAACACGCGGGTCTCGAGAAACTCTACAACCTTCGGGACATCGGCGACCTCGTCGGACAGCTTGTCGTAGGCCTTTCTCCACACACATACGTCGGCGTCGTGGCACGGGTGATAGGGATGCTGGACGCAGACCTCAACTTCGCTCACCCCGTTTTCCACGCAGCCAAACGACGCGACTGCGACGGCGATGAGGACAGCGTCATGCTTCTCGCAGATGTTTTGATGAACTTTTCACGTCTCTACATCCCCGACCGCATAGGCGGAAAAATGGATACCCCCCTTCTCGTTACACGGATTGTGTATCCAGAGGATGTTGACGAGCAGGCCCATAACGTCGATGTGTGGAGCAGCATACCAGCCGAGTTCTACCAAATGTCTCTACGTAGAGCCAAGGGAAGCGAATACAGGCCGCTTGTCCATATCCTCGGCGATGACCTCGCCGCAGGCTATGGGGGAACAGGCATCATGTACACACATCCACAGGCCGCGTTGAACGTTCCTGACATCGTCTCAGCCTATAAATCACTGGAATCCATGCTTGAGAAGATTTCAGGGCAGCTTGCTTTAATGGACAGCCTCGACGCGGTGCGTGACGCGGGCCTCGTCGACAGCATCGTCTCCTCACACATTCTACCCGACATCTTGGGAAACGTGAAAGCCTTCATGGTGCAGAGCTTCCGCTGCAAGAAATGCAACAAAAAATTCCGGAGGCTACCTTTGACGGGGAAGTGTCCGAGCTGTCAGACCGATTTGTCGCTAACAGTTTTCCGGGGAAACGTGGAGAAATACATCGAGCTCGCGAAACAGATGGCTGAGAAAAACATACGAAACACCTATCTCATCGAGAGGACGCTCGCCGCTGTCGAGAACGTTGTCGACCTCTTCACCGCCTCGAAGAAACCCGTTGAGAAAACTGTTCAGACAAGGCTCGAGGCCTTCGCAGCTGAGTAG
- a CDS encoding ATP phosphoribosyltransferase, protein MPIIKFAVPKGSLETATQEFLAKAMLRLRGAERTYRPVVDDRDIEVKILRPQEIPVFVAGGAYDIGITGVDWVRETGADVLQLLDLEYGYVKLVIAAPKNSPHKTLDQYIEEYARAKKPLKISTEYLNTAASYIASKPVYRKIYGDQQPMIITPWWRKGENNMVRVYLSFGATEAKPPEEADIIVDASATGITLEQNNLTPIETITESTAILVANKQSFNDPVKREKILDILTLLKGVVESGKKLHIFVNVHEENLEKLLTSLPALKSPTISQLSNKGWYAINTVIPKNEFLKILPTLRKLAQGLVVHEPNLILPLEEIMTTQGAQKENDQNRQSI, encoded by the coding sequence TTGCCAATCATAAAGTTCGCAGTCCCAAAAGGTTCTCTCGAAACGGCTACGCAGGAGTTTCTCGCCAAGGCCATGCTGAGACTACGGGGAGCGGAGCGCACATACAGGCCCGTCGTCGACGACAGGGACATCGAGGTCAAGATACTCCGGCCACAGGAGATACCGGTCTTTGTCGCAGGCGGCGCATATGACATCGGGATAACGGGTGTTGACTGGGTGCGGGAGACTGGTGCAGACGTGCTTCAGCTTCTCGACCTCGAATACGGGTACGTCAAACTCGTCATCGCGGCGCCGAAAAACTCACCCCACAAAACCCTCGACCAATACATCGAGGAATACGCAAGGGCCAAGAAACCGCTCAAAATATCAACCGAATACCTCAACACAGCCGCATCATACATCGCCTCAAAACCTGTCTACAGAAAAATCTACGGCGACCAGCAGCCCATGATAATCACGCCATGGTGGAGAAAGGGTGAGAACAACATGGTGAGAGTTTATCTCAGCTTCGGAGCCACAGAGGCAAAGCCGCCCGAGGAGGCGGACATCATAGTCGACGCATCGGCAACAGGCATAACCCTCGAGCAGAACAATCTCACACCCATAGAGACCATAACCGAGTCAACAGCAATCCTAGTAGCCAACAAACAATCCTTCAACGACCCAGTCAAACGCGAGAAAATACTCGACATCTTGACGTTGTTGAAGGGCGTGGTTGAAAGCGGTAAGAAGCTGCACATCTTCGTCAACGTTCATGAGGAGAATTTGGAGAAGCTTCTCACTTCTCTTCCTGCTCTTAAAAGCCCCACCATCAGCCAGCTCTCCAACAAAGGCTGGTACGCCATCAACACCGTCATCCCCAAAAACGAGTTCCTCAAAATCCTTCCAACCCTCCGCAAACTCGCCCAAGGACTCGTCGTCCACGAGCCCAACCTCATACTCCCCCTCGAAGAAATCATGACCACACAGGGAGCCCAGAAAGAAAATGACCAGAACAGGCAAAGCATTTAG
- a CDS encoding imidazoleglycerol-phosphate dehydratase, protein MTRTGKAFRETRETRISAEITLDGTGVCRASTGYRFLDHMITTLAKHSLIDITLHAEGDMRHHVVEDTAIVLGQAFDKALGDRVGIKRFGYAIVPMDEALALAAVDLVKRPKPVIKLKTVLDTVEDIPVSEITHFLESFTTSLNATIHIRVLSGMDDHHKVEAAFKALAQAIKQAIEHEPRTNEPPSTKGTM, encoded by the coding sequence ATGACCAGAACAGGCAAAGCATTTAGAGAAACAAGGGAAACACGTATATCCGCTGAGATAACTCTCGACGGCACAGGAGTCTGCAGAGCATCCACGGGCTACAGGTTCCTCGACCACATGATAACAACCCTGGCCAAGCACAGCCTCATAGACATCACGCTTCACGCAGAAGGTGACATGAGGCACCATGTTGTCGAGGACACGGCCATCGTGCTTGGACAGGCTTTTGACAAAGCTTTGGGCGACCGAGTCGGCATCAAACGCTTCGGCTACGCCATAGTTCCCATGGATGAGGCCCTCGCCCTCGCAGCCGTCGACCTCGTCAAAAGACCCAAACCAGTCATAAAGCTCAAAACCGTGCTAGACACGGTCGAGGACATCCCCGTCTCCGAGATAACACACTTCCTCGAAAGCTTCACAACCTCGCTAAACGCAACAATCCACATCCGTGTCCTATCAGGTATGGACGACCACCACAAAGTGGAAGCGGCCTTCAAAGCACTCGCCCAAGCCATTAAACAAGCAATCGAGCATGAACCACGGACAAACGAACCTCCGTCAACAAAAGGAACAATGTAA
- a CDS encoding archaea-specific DNA-binding protein AlbA has protein sequence MASAGQRPRLVIVGKKPVFRYVTASIVLFNRGSKEVELVARGKNIPLCVDTVELLRKSFHQDLRIKDISTWSEEFVVNGKTRRISYMKIVVERP, from the coding sequence ATGGCGTCCGCAGGCCAGCGTCCGCGTCTCGTCATAGTGGGGAAAAAGCCTGTGTTCAGGTATGTTACCGCGTCGATTGTTCTTTTCAACAGGGGCAGTAAGGAGGTTGAGCTTGTTGCACGGGGGAAAAACATTCCACTCTGCGTGGACACCGTCGAGCTTTTGCGCAAATCATTCCATCAAGACCTTCGGATAAAGGACATTTCAACGTGGAGCGAGGAGTTCGTGGTCAACGGCAAAACTCGCCGCATCAGCTACATGAAAATAGTCGTTGAGAGGCCATGA
- a CDS encoding phosphoribosylformimino-5-aminoimidazole carboxamide ribotide isomerase, whose translation MFQLYAGVDLLDGRVARLVRGRVEDAVFYHGSPAEFAGRWLDEGADWVHVVDLDAALERGDNTALLRQVAAVAHGRVQAGGGVRNIAKALDLVDAGVSRVVISSLYFSRREDALTLLGSLGADKLCVALDFDEAGMVVTRGWRERTRLRLKEAVEQVLSDGFRHVLATDVAADGTLAGANPTTLLTVDEELRQYMVVGGGISSVRDLLLLRDTGFAGAVVGKALYEGRLSMREAVHALKHR comes from the coding sequence ATGTTCCAGCTGTATGCGGGAGTGGACCTTTTAGACGGCAGGGTGGCCCGGCTTGTGAGGGGCCGTGTGGAGGATGCCGTGTTTTATCATGGTTCTCCGGCCGAGTTTGCGGGGAGGTGGCTGGATGAAGGGGCTGACTGGGTTCATGTGGTTGACCTTGACGCAGCCCTCGAGAGAGGAGACAACACAGCGCTTCTGCGACAGGTTGCTGCCGTTGCACATGGCCGTGTCCAAGCAGGAGGCGGAGTAAGAAACATCGCCAAGGCCCTCGACCTCGTCGACGCCGGGGTCTCGAGAGTCGTAATATCCAGCCTCTACTTTAGCAGGCGTGAAGATGCTTTGACGCTTCTAGGCAGTCTCGGGGCTGATAAGCTGTGTGTGGCTCTTGATTTCGACGAAGCGGGCATGGTTGTTACACGTGGGTGGAGGGAGCGGACGCGGCTTCGTCTAAAAGAGGCTGTGGAGCAGGTTTTGTCGGACGGGTTTAGACATGTCCTGGCCACGGACGTCGCGGCCGATGGAACACTCGCGGGCGCAAACCCCACAACCCTGTTAACCGTCGACGAGGAGCTGAGACAATACATGGTTGTCGGCGGCGGCATATCATCGGTCAGGGACCTTCTCCTCCTCCGGGACACAGGCTTCGCGGGCGCTGTTGTGGGCAAAGCACTTTACGAAGGCCGCCTCAGCATGAGGGAGGCCGTGCATGCTTTAAAGCATCGTTAG
- a CDS encoding phosphoribosyl-AMP cyclohydrolase, whose amino-acid sequence MNIGDVKFDAGGLVPVVVQDVDTREVLMVAYANAEALRLTFETGFAHFWSRSRQRLWKKGEESGNIMHVVEVRVDCDGDTVLYIVKPTGPACHTGNKTCFYRKLSP is encoded by the coding sequence GTGAACATAGGGGATGTGAAGTTTGACGCCGGCGGTCTTGTGCCGGTTGTTGTGCAGGATGTGGATACTCGGGAGGTTTTGATGGTGGCTTACGCCAACGCCGAGGCCCTTCGCCTAACTTTTGAGACAGGGTTTGCGCATTTCTGGAGCAGGAGCAGGCAGCGGCTGTGGAAGAAGGGTGAGGAGAGCGGTAACATAATGCATGTGGTCGAGGTGCGTGTTGACTGCGACGGCGACACAGTTCTCTACATCGTCAAGCCAACAGGCCCCGCTTGCCACACAGGCAACAAAACATGCTTCTACCGAAAACTCAGCCCCTAA
- a CDS encoding imidazoleglycerol-phosphate synthase cyclase, whose amino-acid sequence MVAKRIIPCLDVDNGKVVKGRRFVDLRVAGDPAQLAANYSDQGADELVFLDISASRQNRDILVNVVRSVAEVINIPFTVGGGIRTMSDADTVLQNGADKVSINTAAVKDNTLVKRLSETYGAQCVVVAIDAKRSDKMPSGYEVYIYGGTSPTGLDAVLWARRAAELGAGEILLTSIDMDGTESGYDIELTRKVVEAVDVPVIASGGAGSPEHIYRVFAEAGADAALAASIFHFGVYTVSDVKRFLRDRGVEVRL is encoded by the coding sequence TTGGTGGCTAAACGGATAATTCCATGCCTCGACGTCGACAACGGCAAAGTTGTGAAGGGCCGGAGGTTTGTGGACCTCCGCGTAGCAGGAGACCCCGCGCAGCTGGCGGCAAACTACTCGGACCAGGGGGCTGACGAGCTTGTCTTCCTCGACATCTCAGCCTCGCGGCAGAACCGCGACATATTAGTCAACGTGGTGAGAAGCGTGGCCGAGGTGATAAACATCCCCTTCACCGTGGGCGGCGGCATCAGAACCATGTCAGACGCAGACACCGTCCTCCAAAACGGGGCCGACAAAGTCTCCATAAACACCGCAGCCGTCAAAGACAACACCCTCGTCAAAAGACTATCCGAGACTTACGGCGCCCAGTGCGTGGTCGTCGCCATCGACGCGAAACGCAGCGACAAGATGCCTAGCGGATACGAGGTCTACATCTACGGCGGCACATCTCCCACAGGGTTGGACGCTGTCTTGTGGGCGAGGAGGGCGGCGGAGCTTGGCGCTGGCGAGATACTTTTGACGAGCATCGACATGGATGGGACGGAGAGCGGCTACGACATAGAGTTGACGAGAAAGGTTGTCGAAGCAGTTGATGTTCCGGTGATAGCGAGCGGGGGCGCAGGTTCTCCCGAGCACATTTACAGGGTTTTCGCTGAGGCTGGCGCGGACGCGGCCCTCGCTGCCTCGATTTTCCACTTCGGTGTTTACACGGTTTCTGATGTTAAGAGGTTTCTGCGGGACCGTGGTGTGGAGGTGAGGCTGTGA
- a CDS encoding preprotein translocase subunit Sec61beta, which translates to MSAKKRREAPMPATAAGLLRFFEDESTGVKVRPEIVLGASAALIVAVLILRALFPL; encoded by the coding sequence TTGAGTGCAAAGAAACGTAGGGAGGCTCCGATGCCGGCGACCGCGGCTGGGCTGCTGAGGTTTTTCGAGGACGAGTCGACAGGTGTCAAAGTTAGGCCCGAGATAGTTTTAGGCGCCTCGGCCGCTTTGATAGTTGCCGTTCTGATTCTCAGGGCCCTGTTCCCACTTTAG
- a CDS encoding circadian clock protein KaiC encodes MMLCRYISGCYWMVYMAELDERLSTGNPRLDKMLGGGLIRGRTYLVTGETGVGKTILSLQYLLNGLTQNETCVYVTIDERVEGVLRGAESLGWNFWAFMEAGRFIPLELRLYAAEARKYGKESRAFVDAIYNATRGRRFTRLVLDPVSALAQGAKDEFYVREYLREIITMIEERFGVTTLMTTDIPTGSKKMSRFMLEEFLASGVIVLGVKQIGGSLVRTIYVRKMRWSSMDSTMYVFTIEPEKGIVIRQPFDEYIKSLQPQPSFGKTLADV; translated from the coding sequence TTGATGCTTTGCAGATATATATCAGGGTGTTACTGGATGGTTTACATGGCTGAACTGGATGAGAGGCTTTCGACTGGCAACCCGCGGCTCGACAAAATGCTCGGCGGAGGACTCATAAGGGGAAGAACCTACTTGGTGACAGGTGAGACAGGGGTAGGAAAAACCATTCTCTCGCTGCAGTATCTCCTCAACGGGCTTACGCAGAACGAGACATGTGTCTATGTCACCATCGATGAGAGGGTTGAAGGTGTTTTGCGTGGGGCTGAGTCGTTGGGATGGAATTTCTGGGCCTTCATGGAGGCTGGACGCTTCATACCGCTTGAGCTGAGGCTATACGCAGCCGAGGCACGTAAATACGGCAAGGAGAGCAGAGCATTCGTCGACGCCATATACAACGCGACAAGAGGACGGAGATTCACGAGACTTGTTCTCGACCCCGTCTCAGCTCTTGCTCAGGGAGCCAAGGACGAGTTCTACGTCCGCGAATACCTCCGCGAAATCATCACCATGATTGAGGAAAGGTTCGGCGTCACCACGCTGATGACCACAGACATCCCCACAGGCTCCAAGAAGATGAGCAGGTTCATGCTGGAGGAGTTTCTCGCATCAGGCGTCATAGTTCTCGGTGTGAAGCAGATCGGCGGCAGCCTCGTCCGCACAATCTACGTAAGGAAAATGAGGTGGAGCAGCATGGACTCCACGATGTATGTCTTCACCATAGAGCCTGAGAAAGGCATCGTGATTCGGCAGCCCTTCGACGAATACATCAAATCTCTCCAGCCACAGCCAAGCTTTGGAAAAACCTTGGCCGATGTCTAA